One segment of Haloplanus natans DSM 17983 DNA contains the following:
- a CDS encoding type I restriction-modification system subunit M: protein MSINGESDEFEKSLWQSAEGLRGPVESAEYKHIVLGLLFLKYMSDAFEERREELRELTHDEDSTYYCGDDDQERKFILEDIDAYRAEKVFYVPEEARWDTLVGRATHPDIGSQIDDAMRAMEDKNPDRLDGMLPKRYSRIPQDTLEGLLNDFSELDLGNGQDTQDEDVFGRVYEYFIKEFAREEGHRGGEFYTPKHVVELLVEILEPFEGRIFDPFCGSGGMFVQSHKFLERKGGDEDQISIYGQEVNEATWRICKMNLYLRGIDGNIQRGDSIRDDKFGNLSADKIITNPPFNMSEWGKETVSDEDPRFEYGMPPSSNANFAFIQHMVSHLDEDGMAGTVMANGSMTVQGKEGEIREELIKNGDLLDAVIALPGELFYTTSIPVCLWILSKGKDSDRYRNRAEETLFINAKDLYESIDRTQNRLTEEHIQAIADTVRAYRGEDSVGDYEDETGFCKVATTEEIADNDYIITPGRYVGIERESGNEVPYEVKMEELSAELREQFQRSNALQEEIEANIEDLGF, encoded by the coding sequence AGCCTCTGGCAGTCTGCCGAGGGCCTCCGTGGCCCCGTAGAGTCAGCCGAGTACAAGCACATCGTCCTCGGCCTCCTCTTCCTCAAGTACATGTCGGACGCATTCGAGGAGCGTCGAGAGGAACTGCGAGAGCTCACGCATGATGAGGACTCGACGTACTACTGCGGTGATGACGATCAGGAGCGTAAGTTCATCCTGGAAGACATTGACGCCTACCGTGCAGAGAAAGTCTTCTACGTCCCCGAGGAGGCCCGCTGGGACACCCTCGTTGGCCGTGCTACCCACCCTGACATAGGCTCCCAGATCGACGACGCAATGAGAGCAATGGAGGACAAAAACCCGGACCGCTTAGACGGGATGCTGCCGAAGCGGTACTCACGGATCCCACAGGACACTCTCGAAGGACTTCTAAATGATTTTTCTGAACTGGACCTCGGAAACGGTCAAGATACGCAGGACGAGGACGTCTTCGGACGGGTTTATGAGTACTTCATCAAGGAGTTTGCCCGTGAGGAGGGACACCGTGGCGGAGAGTTCTACACCCCCAAGCACGTCGTCGAGTTACTCGTCGAGATTTTGGAACCGTTTGAAGGCCGTATCTTTGACCCGTTCTGCGGTTCTGGTGGGATGTTTGTCCAGAGCCACAAATTCTTAGAACGAAAGGGTGGCGACGAAGACCAGATCTCTATCTACGGTCAAGAGGTCAACGAAGCCACTTGGCGTATCTGTAAGATGAACTTGTATCTTAGAGGTATTGATGGTAACATCCAACGCGGAGACAGTATCCGGGACGATAAGTTCGGTAATCTCAGTGCTGACAAAATAATCACGAACCCGCCGTTCAACATGAGCGAATGGGGGAAAGAGACTGTCTCTGATGAAGATCCGCGGTTTGAGTATGGAATGCCGCCTTCCAGTAACGCGAACTTCGCCTTCATCCAGCATATGGTTTCTCACCTTGACGAAGACGGCATGGCTGGCACAGTCATGGCGAACGGATCTATGACCGTTCAAGGTAAAGAAGGGGAAATCCGTGAAGAACTAATTAAAAACGGTGACCTCTTAGATGCCGTCATCGCACTTCCAGGTGAGTTGTTTTACACAACCTCGATTCCCGTTTGCCTCTGGATACTTAGCAAGGGAAAGGACTCCGACAGATACCGGAACCGCGCGGAGGAAACGCTATTCATCAACGCAAAGGATCTCTATGAGTCAATTGATCGGACGCAGAACCGCTTAACTGAGGAGCACATCCAAGCTATAGCTGATACCGTACGAGCGTACCGAGGTGAAGATAGCGTAGGTGATTATGAAGACGAAACGGGATTCTGCAAGGTGGCAACGACGGAGGAGATCGCAGATAACGACTATATAATAACTCCTGGACGGTACGTAGGAATTGAACGTGAATCGGGCAACGAAGTCCCGTACGAAGTAAAAATGGAAGAACTGTCGGCTGAGCTCCGTGAGCAGTTCCAGAGGTCGAACGCGCTTCAGGAAGAAATCGAAGCGAATATTGAGGATTTGGGGTTCTGA
- a CDS encoding restriction endonuclease subunit S, with amino-acid sequence MTEKDLETLVDEAESAEVSDIYEPGNERWEMRPLSELIEPVLGKTPKRSEDQYWGGDIQWASAKDISQSKTRHIYDTEENMTEAGKEASNAKILPDGTVVVIARGATMGRVAQLGKPMAFNQTCYALDTNEQLLDDYLYYAWQYVFGQVQAVSYGTVFDTITMKSFKDIEVPVPSVPVQREIAKVLSALDDKVEMNRAVGSTVENMIEVVYQSISETANSSRVEFSEICDTTGGGTPDTDNLEYWEGEVKWLTPKEVTGLDTSVVYDTERKLTEDGLANTSAKVMPKDSTLLYSRGKNVGEVVINKEPMATNQGFICMNPDESIVPEVLLELVKGHRKEIEQLATGSTYPEISQRDLNQIEIPLPEKKAQENFAKVASPGYDYIYSLLIECDLLEEIRDTLLPKLLSGQVRVDE; translated from the coding sequence ATGACTGAGAAAGATTTGGAAACTCTCGTTGACGAAGCAGAATCAGCCGAGGTGAGCGACATATATGAACCAGGAAATGAGCGTTGGGAGATGCGGCCTCTCTCCGAGCTGATTGAGCCTGTACTCGGTAAGACACCTAAACGAAGTGAAGACCAGTATTGGGGCGGTGATATACAGTGGGCTAGCGCCAAAGATATCTCACAGTCTAAAACAAGACATATCTACGATACTGAGGAAAATATGACCGAAGCTGGTAAGGAGGCCAGTAACGCGAAAATCCTTCCTGATGGAACTGTCGTTGTCATCGCTCGAGGGGCGACCATGGGCCGGGTTGCGCAACTTGGGAAACCTATGGCTTTCAATCAGACCTGCTACGCTCTGGACACTAACGAACAACTATTGGATGACTATCTGTATTACGCTTGGCAGTATGTATTCGGGCAGGTCCAAGCGGTATCTTACGGTACAGTCTTTGACACCATTACGATGAAATCGTTCAAAGATATCGAGGTTCCAGTACCTTCTGTTCCGGTCCAGCGGGAAATTGCTAAGGTGTTGTCTGCCCTTGACGATAAAGTTGAGATGAATAGAGCGGTTGGTAGTACTGTAGAAAATATGATAGAGGTAGTCTATCAGTCTATTTCTGAAACTGCGAACTCTTCACGAGTAGAGTTTAGTGAGATTTGTGACACAACAGGAGGCGGAACGCCAGACACAGATAACTTGGAGTATTGGGAAGGTGAGGTCAAATGGCTCACGCCCAAAGAAGTGACAGGACTGGATACAAGTGTTGTCTACGATACCGAGAGAAAACTCACCGAAGATGGGTTAGCCAACACATCTGCAAAAGTGATGCCAAAAGATTCCACTTTATTATACAGTCGAGGTAAGAATGTTGGAGAAGTGGTTATTAATAAAGAGCCTATGGCGACAAATCAGGGATTTATATGTATGAATCCGGATGAATCGATTGTCCCTGAAGTATTATTAGAACTGGTTAAGGGTCATCGAAAGGAGATTGAGCAGTTAGCAACTGGTAGCACTTACCCAGAAATAAGTCAGCGGGACCTCAATCAAATCGAGATACCGCTCCCGGAAAAAAAGGCCCAAGAAAACTTTGCTAAAGTGGCGTCCCCAGGATATGACTACATATATTCACTGTTGATTGAGTGCGACCTGCTCGAAGAAATCCGAGATACCTTGTTGCCAAAATTGTTATCGGGCCAAGTACGGGTCGATGAATAA
- a CDS encoding type I restriction endonuclease subunit R, whose protein sequence is MGLDELQLAEKPAIDLLQDIGYEYASPADLAEERTSTSDVVLLERLEENLRRINPDIPRRGLEEAVTQLTSTQSPNLLEDNQRLHKQLVDGVQVEYEQNGEQVGRFVNPIDFDNPETNDWLITTQFTVQLGENPRRRPDMVVFINGLPIGVLEFKNPTDPKATLENAYDQVNNRYWNDIPNLLRYNEVIGLMSMNEALVGGLKAGWEWYRPWRYIEEEGDNPDYSEEEVLLRGVFGKERLLDLIENFVVFSKKDGQLAKILAGYHQFYGVREAVESAKETMGSELGRAGVYWHTQGSGKSLSMVYFVRKIRRSEDFGNPTFVIVTDRNDLDEQIVHTFSDAGYNVDWADSIEDLRDQLDRKAGGLVFTTIQKFQTKDDERDYPVVNERDDIIVMADEAHRSQTEQLGLNLRQALPNASFLGFTATPIHEGDKATRTTFGNHVSEYTIDRSEQDGSTVPIYYESRFAKLQLNKDAISESVRELLDSGSEDLEDELVEKWTNLRRIIENADDRLERLSEDIVEHYNNREIEGKAMVVAISRKAAVKYKRYIEEQPEAPEVEVVISEPEEYLDDPPPEGELKRRFKNPDDSLKIVVVCDKWTTGFDCPPLHTLYIDRPMKNHNLLQTIGRVNRVYKDKPGGLVVDYIGIAEDLRRALDKYTADIQDTAMVDVETAVDVMEQKHHQVSQYLSNVDYEGWQDLSEVKLTRLIHRAESEVIETEEKQENFMQAVAELRRAFALVTPHEAANKVRSDLLFFESVRDSLRSLEAEGSRRDENMDSAMKKLIAEGVTADDVVSVAGFDKWKSEEPIVSEDFLSDVDRVEEPELQAKMLESLLKNEISTRKQQNLAKYESFEEELEDTLNEYNNQFLTTDEVIEELRNYADELQQEDRRKERLGLTEEELAFYDAISSNTESEIPEEKLSEIAEELCEMLKENVNIDWTNRKAMRSKLKIRVKGLLRKNGFSHEDYDPLVDPIVHQAEALYGDVTGEAGS, encoded by the coding sequence ATGGGTCTTGACGAACTCCAACTGGCCGAAAAACCGGCTATAGATCTTCTCCAAGATATTGGCTACGAGTACGCCTCTCCAGCGGACTTGGCGGAAGAGCGGACCTCTACCTCTGATGTCGTCCTTCTGGAACGTCTTGAAGAAAATCTCCGAAGAATCAACCCTGACATTCCCCGAAGAGGGTTGGAAGAGGCAGTCACTCAGCTCACCAGTACACAGTCCCCGAACCTACTGGAAGACAACCAGCGGCTTCACAAGCAATTGGTAGACGGCGTCCAGGTAGAGTACGAGCAAAATGGAGAGCAAGTCGGGCGGTTCGTCAACCCGATAGACTTTGACAACCCGGAAACCAACGACTGGCTGATCACCACGCAGTTCACCGTTCAACTCGGTGAGAATCCTCGTCGCCGGCCCGACATGGTTGTCTTCATCAACGGGCTGCCTATTGGCGTCTTAGAGTTCAAGAACCCGACCGACCCGAAAGCTACCCTGGAAAACGCCTACGACCAAGTCAACAACCGGTACTGGAACGATATCCCCAATCTCCTGCGGTACAACGAAGTCATCGGCCTGATGTCGATGAACGAGGCGTTGGTCGGAGGCCTCAAAGCAGGCTGGGAATGGTACAGACCGTGGCGGTACATTGAGGAGGAAGGTGACAACCCGGATTACTCCGAGGAAGAAGTCCTACTTCGTGGCGTATTCGGGAAAGAACGTCTTCTAGATCTGATCGAGAACTTCGTTGTCTTCAGCAAGAAGGACGGCCAGCTGGCGAAGATCCTTGCCGGGTACCATCAGTTCTACGGAGTCCGTGAAGCCGTTGAAAGCGCGAAAGAGACGATGGGCAGTGAACTCGGCAGGGCAGGAGTCTACTGGCACACACAGGGATCCGGAAAATCCCTGTCAATGGTGTATTTTGTCCGGAAGATCCGCCGTAGCGAGGATTTCGGAAACCCGACCTTCGTAATCGTAACCGACCGGAACGATCTGGATGAGCAGATAGTTCACACGTTCAGCGATGCCGGTTACAACGTGGACTGGGCGGACAGCATCGAAGATCTTCGAGACCAGTTAGACCGGAAAGCAGGTGGCCTGGTATTCACCACTATCCAGAAGTTCCAGACCAAGGACGACGAACGGGATTATCCCGTGGTAAACGAGCGCGATGACATCATCGTCATGGCTGACGAAGCCCACCGGTCACAGACAGAGCAGCTTGGTTTGAATCTGCGCCAAGCACTTCCGAACGCTTCGTTCCTCGGATTCACCGCTACCCCGATCCACGAAGGCGACAAAGCTACCCGAACCACCTTCGGAAATCACGTCAGTGAATATACTATCGACCGGTCGGAACAGGACGGATCTACCGTCCCGATCTACTACGAGTCGCGTTTCGCAAAGCTCCAGCTCAACAAAGATGCAATCAGCGAGTCAGTTCGAGAACTACTGGACTCAGGGTCAGAGGACTTGGAAGATGAGCTTGTTGAGAAGTGGACGAACCTTCGCAGAATCATCGAGAACGCTGACGACCGATTAGAGCGCCTCTCCGAAGACATCGTCGAGCACTACAACAACCGGGAAATCGAGGGAAAGGCGATGGTTGTCGCCATCAGCCGGAAAGCCGCAGTAAAATACAAGCGGTACATCGAGGAGCAGCCGGAGGCTCCGGAGGTCGAAGTCGTAATCTCTGAACCTGAAGAATACCTTGATGATCCGCCGCCAGAAGGCGAACTGAAACGCCGGTTCAAAAACCCGGACGACTCACTGAAAATCGTCGTAGTCTGCGATAAGTGGACCACCGGGTTCGACTGCCCTCCACTCCACACCCTGTACATCGACCGTCCGATGAAGAACCACAACCTGCTGCAGACAATCGGACGGGTCAACCGGGTCTACAAAGACAAGCCCGGTGGCTTGGTGGTCGACTACATCGGTATCGCCGAGGACCTGCGCCGAGCCTTGGACAAGTACACGGCAGATATCCAAGATACCGCAATGGTGGATGTCGAAACTGCCGTGGACGTAATGGAACAGAAGCACCACCAAGTCTCCCAGTATCTCTCGAACGTCGACTACGAAGGCTGGCAGGACCTCAGTGAGGTAAAATTGACTCGGCTGATTCACCGTGCGGAGAGCGAAGTGATCGAGACCGAAGAGAAGCAAGAGAACTTCATGCAGGCTGTCGCTGAATTGAGGCGTGCTTTCGCCCTCGTCACCCCGCACGAAGCTGCTAACAAAGTCCGGTCCGACCTCCTATTCTTTGAATCGGTGAGAGACAGCCTCCGGTCGCTTGAAGCGGAAGGCAGCCGCCGAGATGAGAATATGGACTCAGCGATGAAGAAGCTGATTGCGGAAGGCGTCACTGCAGACGATGTCGTCTCTGTGGCGGGCTTTGACAAGTGGAAATCTGAGGAGCCGATTGTCAGCGAAGATTTCCTATCCGATGTTGACCGGGTCGAAGAGCCTGAACTCCAAGCTAAAATGCTTGAGTCGCTGTTGAAGAACGAGATTTCGACTCGGAAGCAACAGAACTTGGCAAAGTACGAATCCTTCGAAGAAGAACTGGAGGATACCCTTAATGAGTACAACAACCAGTTCCTGACGACTGACGAGGTTATCGAGGAACTGCGGAATTACGCGGATGAACTGCAGCAAGAAGACCGGCGGAAAGAACGCCTCGGATTGACTGAGGAGGAACTTGCTTTCTACGACGC